In the Variovorax sp. S12S4 genome, one interval contains:
- a CDS encoding aldo/keto reductase, giving the protein MQYRKFGRTGLFVSELCLGTMTFGGASGIWGHIGNLQQAEAESLVGRALDAGINFIDTADVYSEGLSETMTGQALKNLKVPRDNVVVATKVFGEAGKSPNAAGASRYHIMDGVKASLKRLQLDHIDLYQIHGFDPVTPIEETVRALDNLVQQGHVRYVGVSNWAAWQIMKALGIAERQGLARFESLQAYYTIAGRDLERELAPMLRSENVGLMVWSPLAGGLLSGKYGRNTEAEKGSRRTTFDFPPVNVERAYDCIDAMRELAEARKVSVAQIALAWLLHQQVVTSVIVGAKRVEQLDDNIAATGIRLNADELATLDQVSALPSEYPGWMLERQGGARAKRLAESGQRG; this is encoded by the coding sequence ATGCAATATCGCAAGTTCGGCCGCACCGGCCTGTTCGTTTCCGAGCTGTGCCTCGGCACCATGACCTTCGGCGGCGCCAGCGGCATCTGGGGCCACATCGGCAACTTGCAGCAGGCCGAGGCCGAAAGCCTGGTCGGCCGGGCGCTGGACGCCGGCATCAACTTCATCGACACCGCCGACGTGTATTCCGAAGGCCTCTCGGAAACCATGACAGGCCAGGCGCTGAAGAACCTGAAGGTGCCGCGCGACAACGTCGTGGTTGCCACCAAGGTTTTCGGCGAAGCCGGCAAGAGCCCCAATGCGGCCGGCGCCTCGCGCTATCACATCATGGACGGCGTGAAGGCCAGCCTGAAGCGCCTGCAGCTCGACCATATCGACCTGTACCAGATCCACGGCTTCGACCCGGTCACGCCCATCGAGGAAACCGTGCGCGCGCTGGACAACCTGGTGCAGCAAGGCCACGTGCGCTATGTGGGCGTTTCGAACTGGGCCGCCTGGCAGATCATGAAGGCGCTGGGCATTGCCGAGCGCCAGGGCCTCGCGCGCTTCGAGTCGCTGCAGGCCTACTACACCATTGCGGGCCGCGACCTGGAGCGCGAGCTCGCGCCCATGCTGCGGAGCGAAAACGTCGGCCTGATGGTCTGGAGCCCGCTGGCGGGCGGCCTGCTCAGCGGCAAGTACGGGCGCAATACCGAAGCCGAAAAAGGCAGCCGCCGCACCACCTTCGACTTTCCGCCGGTGAATGTGGAGCGGGCCTACGACTGCATCGACGCGATGCGCGAACTGGCCGAGGCGCGCAAGGTGTCGGTGGCGCAGATCGCGCTGGCATGGTTGCTGCACCAGCAGGTGGTAACCAGCGTGATCGTGGGCGCCAAGCGCGTCGAGCAGTTGGACGACAACATTGCCGCAACGGGCATCCGGCTCAACGCCGATGAGCTTGCGACGCTCGACCAGGTGAGCGCTCTGCCGTCCGAGTACCCGGGCTGGATGCTCGAACGCCAGGGCGGCGCGCGGGCCAAGCGCCTCGCGGAATCAGGCCAGCGCGGCTGA
- the bioD gene encoding dethiobiotin synthase encodes MTPRRWFVTGTDTGVGKTLVSSAMLSLLADSGLRSVGMKPVAAGLDWVDGAWRNDDVEQLNAAGNVNAPLALRCPYLLRAPMSPHLAAREEGVRIELPPLLSAFAALSARADAVVVEGVGGFCVPFGDDLDSADLAVALGLPVVLVVGLRLGCLNHALLTAEAIRARGLMLAGWVASIVEPEMLAPEANLQTLRGRLGAPLLGVVPHLAEASAGNAARHLDLRALRATGAHPARRAAALA; translated from the coding sequence ATGACGCCCCGCCGCTGGTTCGTTACCGGCACCGACACGGGCGTCGGCAAGACGCTGGTCAGCAGCGCAATGCTGAGCCTGCTGGCCGACTCCGGCCTGCGCTCGGTCGGAATGAAGCCGGTGGCGGCGGGCCTGGATTGGGTCGATGGTGCGTGGCGCAACGACGATGTCGAGCAGCTGAATGCCGCAGGCAATGTCAATGCGCCGCTGGCGCTGCGTTGCCCCTACCTGCTGCGCGCGCCGATGTCGCCGCACCTGGCGGCGCGGGAAGAGGGCGTGCGCATCGAATTGCCGCCGCTGCTCTCGGCCTTCGCGGCCTTGTCGGCGCGTGCCGACGCGGTGGTGGTCGAGGGGGTTGGCGGGTTCTGCGTGCCGTTTGGCGATGACCTCGACAGCGCAGACCTGGCCGTGGCGCTGGGCTTGCCCGTGGTGCTCGTTGTCGGGCTGCGCCTGGGCTGCCTGAATCACGCGCTGCTCACGGCCGAAGCCATCCGGGCGCGTGGCCTCATGCTGGCAGGCTGGGTCGCGAGCATCGTCGAACCGGAAATGCTTGCGCCCGAGGCCAACCTGCAGACCTTGCGCGGCCGGCTCGGGGCGCCGTTGCTCGGCGTGGTGCCGCACCTGGCGGAGGCGTCCGCGGGCAATGCCGCGCGGCATCTCGACCTACGGGCATTGCGCGCCACCGGGGCGCACCCGGCGCGGCGGGCTGCCGCGCTCGCCTGA
- a CDS encoding 8-amino-7-oxononanoate synthase yields the protein MSRLLERLEDEIAVLDSQSLRRQRQIAETACAPEQMLTLAGAQAQRAMLCFSSNDYLGLAAHPALAAALAEGAARYGTGSGGSHLVLGHSRAHAELEERLGDWMAPFIPGARSLFFCTGYMANLAVLSALGGAEAVIFSESLNHASLIDGARLAKARVERYPHCDLAALDAQLGACEAPVKLIVSDAVFSMDGNIAPVAGLLALAERHDAWLVLDDAHGFGVLGATGRGVLQAEGLRSERLVLVGTLGKAAGVSGAFVAAHRTVIDYLVQRARPYTFTTAAPPAIAHALLASLRLIEGEEGDARRARLKARIAQLRRGLGAILPPDASAWLPESPTAIQPLIVGGNARAMETMAQLDVRGLRVGAIRPPTVPAGTARLRITLSASHSESDVARLVDALGNALAQQSEVHQ from the coding sequence ATGTCGCGCTTGCTTGAACGGCTGGAGGACGAGATTGCGGTGCTCGATTCGCAGTCGCTGCGCCGCCAGCGGCAGATCGCCGAAACCGCCTGCGCGCCCGAGCAGATGCTGACGCTCGCCGGCGCACAAGCGCAGCGCGCCATGCTCTGCTTCAGCAGCAACGACTATCTCGGCCTTGCCGCGCACCCGGCGCTGGCCGCGGCATTGGCCGAAGGCGCGGCACGCTATGGCACGGGCAGCGGCGGGTCGCATCTGGTGCTTGGCCATTCGCGCGCGCATGCGGAGCTGGAAGAGCGGCTCGGCGACTGGATGGCGCCGTTCATTCCCGGGGCGCGCAGCCTGTTCTTCTGCACTGGCTACATGGCAAACCTTGCGGTGCTGTCGGCGCTGGGCGGCGCCGAGGCGGTGATTTTCTCGGAGTCGCTCAACCATGCGTCGCTGATCGACGGTGCGCGGCTCGCCAAGGCGCGGGTCGAGCGCTATCCGCATTGCGACCTGGCCGCGCTGGATGCGCAGCTCGGCGCCTGCGAGGCGCCCGTCAAGCTCATCGTGAGCGATGCGGTCTTCAGCATGGACGGCAACATTGCGCCGGTGGCCGGGCTGCTCGCGCTGGCGGAGCGCCACGATGCCTGGCTGGTGCTGGACGACGCGCACGGCTTCGGCGTGCTGGGCGCCACGGGGCGCGGCGTGCTGCAGGCGGAGGGCCTGCGCTCGGAGCGGCTGGTGCTCGTCGGCACGCTTGGCAAGGCGGCAGGGGTTTCGGGGGCGTTCGTGGCGGCGCACCGCACCGTGATCGACTACTTGGTGCAGCGGGCGCGGCCGTACACCTTCACCACCGCTGCACCGCCCGCCATTGCGCATGCGCTGCTTGCAAGTCTCAGGCTGATCGAAGGCGAAGAGGGCGATGCGCGCCGGGCGCGCCTGAAGGCACGCATCGCCCAATTGCGCCGGGGCCTCGGGGCCATCTTGCCGCCCGACGCCAGCGCGTGGCTGCCGGAATCGCCCACCGCGATCCAGCCGCTGATCGTCGGCGGCAACGCGCGTGCAATGGAAACGATGGCGCAGCTGGATGTTCGCGGCCTGCGCGTGGGTGCGATCCGTCCGCCGACCGTGCCCGCCGGCACCGCGCGCCTGCGGATCACGCTCTCGGCCAGCCACAGCGAGTCCGATGTGGCCCGGCTGGTCGATGCACTGGGCAATGCATTGGCGCAGCAGTCCGAGGTGCACCAATGA
- the bioA gene encoding adenosylmethionine--8-amino-7-oxononanoate transaminase codes for MPPTTATHPTPAPSKNASWQQRSRRHVWHPCTQSIRLEAVPPLPIARGEGVWLYDHDGRRYLDATSSWWVNLFGHAHPAINAALKDQLDTLSHVMLAGCTHAPAVELAERLAALTGHALGHCFYASDGASAVEIALKMSFHAWRNAGRSGKRNFVALRNGYHGETLGALHVTDVPVFRDAYAPLLANAHLVASPDARAALPGEDAVDVARRAAAELEALLAESHASIAAVIVEPLVQCATGMAMHDPEYLRLVRALCDRYGVHLIADEIAVGCGRTGSFFACEQAGIWPDFLCLSKGISGGYLPLALVMTRDAIYEGFVDDDVARSFLHSHSYTGNALACRAAIATLDLFEQEDALRRNRARAERLVGRLREGLRGIPVDHLRQRGMITAFDVREPGARFAERFHLAARANGLLMRPIGATVYLMPPYTIGDGEIDLLVDATLATLRALDVPGRAEQGGRDVALA; via the coding sequence ATGCCGCCAACGACTGCTACCCACCCGACGCCCGCGCCGTCAAAAAACGCGAGCTGGCAACAGCGCAGCCGGCGCCACGTGTGGCATCCGTGCACGCAGAGCATCCGGCTAGAAGCTGTGCCACCGCTGCCGATCGCGCGGGGCGAGGGCGTCTGGCTTTACGACCACGACGGCCGCCGCTACCTCGACGCGACGAGTTCGTGGTGGGTCAATCTCTTCGGCCACGCACACCCGGCCATCAACGCCGCGCTGAAAGACCAGCTCGACACGCTTTCGCACGTGATGCTCGCAGGCTGCACGCATGCGCCAGCGGTGGAACTGGCCGAGCGGCTCGCCGCGCTGACCGGCCATGCGCTCGGCCATTGCTTCTACGCCTCCGACGGCGCATCGGCGGTGGAGATCGCGTTGAAGATGAGCTTTCATGCGTGGCGCAACGCGGGCCGCAGCGGCAAGCGCAACTTTGTCGCGCTGCGCAACGGCTACCACGGCGAGACGCTGGGCGCGCTGCATGTGACCGATGTGCCTGTGTTTCGCGATGCCTATGCGCCGCTGCTCGCGAACGCGCACCTTGTTGCCTCGCCTGACGCACGGGCCGCACTGCCTGGCGAAGATGCAGTCGACGTGGCACGGCGCGCCGCCGCCGAACTGGAGGCACTGCTGGCCGAAAGCCATGCGTCGATTGCGGCCGTGATCGTCGAGCCGCTGGTGCAATGCGCCACCGGCATGGCCATGCACGACCCCGAATACCTGCGCCTGGTGCGCGCGCTGTGCGACCGCTACGGCGTGCACCTCATCGCCGACGAGATCGCAGTGGGTTGCGGCCGCACCGGCAGCTTCTTCGCGTGCGAGCAGGCCGGTATCTGGCCCGACTTTCTTTGCCTCTCCAAAGGCATCAGCGGCGGCTACCTGCCGCTGGCGCTGGTGATGACGCGCGATGCGATCTACGAAGGCTTTGTCGACGACGACGTGGCGCGCAGTTTTCTGCATTCCCATTCGTACACCGGCAACGCTCTGGCCTGCCGCGCTGCCATTGCAACGCTCGACCTGTTCGAGCAAGAGGATGCGCTGCGGCGTAACCGAGCGCGCGCCGAACGGCTCGTCGGCCGGTTGCGCGAAGGGCTGCGCGGAATACCGGTCGATCACCTGCGCCAGCGCGGAATGATCACGGCCTTCGACGTGCGCGAACCTGGTGCCCGCTTTGCGGAGCGCTTTCACCTGGCCGCGCGAGCGAACGGGTTGTTGATGCGGCCGATCGGCGCCACGGTGTACCTGATGCCGCCGTATACGATTGGCGACGGCGAGATCGACCTGCTGGTCGATGCAACGCTGGCCACGCTGCGGGCGCTCGACGTGCCCGGCCGCGCGGAACAGGGAGGCCGCGATGTCGCGCTTGCTTGA
- a CDS encoding NmrA family NAD(P)-binding protein, with translation MTHIVLGATGHVGSVLVSALLAQGQKVIAVTRDAAHAEALHRQGATVAEADVFDVPSLRRVVAGGKRLFLLNPPAPPSTDTAAQEQRSLDCILEAIEGLPLEKIVAESTYGAQPGDRIGDLDVLYRMEQALAARPVPVSAIRAAYYMSNWDASLETARSEGKLDSMYPPDFTLPMVAPRDLGEFAARLMLGEARSSGPHYVEGPERYSPRDVAEAFAEALGRPVEVVVTPPDRWEQAFRSMGFSEAGARSYAAMTRLTVDNKEEPERSERGATSLREYISALVKKG, from the coding sequence ATGACGCACATCGTCCTTGGCGCCACCGGGCATGTCGGCTCGGTGCTGGTTTCTGCGCTGCTTGCGCAAGGCCAGAAGGTGATCGCGGTCACGCGCGACGCCGCACATGCCGAAGCCTTGCACCGGCAGGGCGCCACCGTCGCTGAGGCCGACGTGTTCGACGTGCCTTCGCTGCGGCGCGTGGTGGCCGGCGGCAAGCGCCTGTTCCTGCTCAACCCGCCCGCGCCGCCTTCGACCGACACGGCTGCCCAGGAGCAAAGGAGCCTGGATTGCATCCTCGAAGCGATCGAAGGCTTGCCGCTCGAGAAGATCGTTGCCGAATCGACTTACGGTGCGCAGCCTGGCGACCGCATCGGCGACCTCGATGTGCTCTACCGGATGGAGCAGGCGCTTGCCGCCCGGCCCGTGCCAGTGAGCGCGATTCGTGCCGCCTATTACATGAGCAACTGGGACGCCTCGCTCGAGACCGCGCGAAGCGAGGGCAAGCTGGACAGCATGTATCCGCCCGACTTCACGCTGCCGATGGTGGCGCCGCGCGACCTTGGCGAGTTTGCGGCGCGGCTCATGCTGGGCGAGGCCCGCTCTTCCGGGCCGCACTATGTCGAGGGGCCGGAGCGCTACTCGCCACGCGATGTCGCTGAGGCGTTCGCAGAGGCACTGGGGCGGCCGGTGGAAGTGGTCGTGACGCCGCCCGACCGATGGGAGCAGGCGTTTCGTTCGATGGGATTTTCGGAGGCCGGCGCAAGGTCTTATGCCGCCATGACGCGCCTTACCGTCGATAACAAGGAAGAGCCGGAAAGATCCGAACGCGGGGCGACTTCACTGCGCGAATACATCTCGGCGCTGGTGAAGAAGGGCTGA
- a CDS encoding UdgX family uracil-DNA binding protein (This protein belongs to the uracil DNA glycosylase superfamily, members of which act in excision repair of DNA. However, it belongs more specifically to UdgX branch, whose founding member was found to bind uracil in DNA (where it does not belong), without cleaving it, appears to promote DNA repair by a pathway involving RecA, rather than base excision.), producing MSHRNEATAALKALSIATDACRECPLGEPATQSVFGEGPVGAVLMVVGEQPGDKEDLVGRPFVGPAGKLFDRAVAELGWSREKLYVTNAVKHFKYELRGKRRIHKTPGQREAEACRHWLESEIELVQPRAFIALGGTAARSLLGRPVAVMKERGQWQENAAGHRVLVTLHPSALLRGDPEQREAAWEAWLKDLRVASDVMKKTAATKTAKRAAPAPRPVRAPRRTRTAAPA from the coding sequence GTGTCTCACCGCAACGAAGCCACTGCCGCCCTGAAGGCGCTGAGCATCGCCACCGACGCCTGCCGCGAGTGCCCACTGGGCGAGCCCGCGACGCAGTCGGTCTTTGGCGAAGGCCCGGTCGGGGCCGTGCTGATGGTGGTGGGCGAGCAGCCGGGCGACAAGGAAGACCTGGTGGGCCGCCCCTTCGTGGGCCCCGCCGGCAAGCTGTTCGACCGCGCCGTGGCCGAGCTCGGCTGGTCGCGCGAGAAGCTCTACGTGACCAATGCGGTGAAGCATTTCAAATACGAGCTTCGCGGCAAGCGCCGCATCCACAAGACGCCGGGCCAGCGCGAGGCCGAAGCCTGCAGGCACTGGCTCGAAAGCGAGATAGAACTCGTGCAGCCGCGCGCCTTCATTGCCCTGGGCGGCACGGCCGCGCGCTCTTTGCTGGGCCGGCCCGTGGCCGTGATGAAGGAGCGCGGCCAGTGGCAGGAGAATGCCGCCGGCCACCGCGTGCTGGTGACGCTGCACCCCTCTGCCCTGCTGCGCGGCGACCCCGAGCAACGAGAGGCCGCGTGGGAAGCCTGGCTCAAGGACCTGCGGGTCGCCTCGGATGTGATGAAGAAAACGGCGGCCACTAAAACTGCCAAGCGTGCAGCCCCCGCGCCCCGGCCGGTGCGCGCCCCGCGACGGACTCGAACGGCAGCCCCCGCCTAA
- a CDS encoding alpha-ketoglutarate-dependent dioxygenase AlkB: protein MRSARRIQLADEPDLFGEVPAAAIEGLRYEHEFLTRAEEEELLRIVQGFELREMRYKEYTARRRGISFGGSYDFANHRLKPGAAMPEVFHPLRARVAEWMGMAPGDFAHMLVAEYRPGTPLGWHRDVPDFEDIVGVSLLGDAVMQLRPYPPASASAPAGLELLMEPRSIYMLRGEARWAWQHAIAPTETLRYSITMRTRRRT, encoded by the coding sequence ATGCGGTCCGCTAGGCGCATCCAGCTGGCCGACGAGCCCGACCTGTTCGGCGAGGTGCCGGCGGCCGCGATCGAAGGCCTGCGGTACGAGCACGAATTTCTCACGCGCGCCGAGGAAGAGGAGCTGCTGCGCATCGTGCAGGGCTTCGAGCTGCGGGAGATGCGCTACAAGGAATACACCGCGCGCCGCCGCGGCATCAGCTTTGGTGGCAGCTACGACTTTGCCAACCATCGCTTGAAGCCCGGCGCCGCCATGCCGGAGGTTTTCCACCCGCTGAGGGCCAGGGTGGCCGAATGGATGGGCATGGCGCCCGGGGATTTCGCCCACATGCTGGTGGCCGAATACCGACCTGGGACGCCGCTCGGCTGGCATCGCGACGTGCCCGACTTTGAAGACATCGTCGGTGTTTCGCTGCTCGGCGATGCCGTGATGCAACTGCGGCCTTATCCACCGGCCAGCGCCAGCGCACCTGCGGGCCTCGAGCTGCTGATGGAGCCGCGCTCCATCTACATGCTGCGCGGCGAAGCGCGCTGGGCATGGCAGCACGCCATTGCGCCCACCGAGACGCTGCGCTATTCGATCACCATGCGCACGCGACGGCGCACATGA
- a CDS encoding helicase C-terminal domain-containing protein encodes MSVKALCAFAAKEGDLDLRFVPAPSALEGMAGHALVQGRRGDGYQSEVALVSHWGALKVRGRADGHDPRERRVEEIKTFRGDFDAIRGNHRALHWAQARTYGWMLCEMHGYERMTVALVYLDLATGDETVLEEQHERAELQAHFERLCACYSAWAEAEAVHHAALDGALGRLEFPHGTFRAGQRELAEAVYRAGVNGRCLMAQAPTGIGKTLATIFPLLKARAAQKIDKIFFLTAKTSGRAVALDALRLLGKDCAQVRVLELTAREKVCEYPDRACNGDSCPLAKGFYDRLPAAREEAARTARLDRQALRHIALAHTVCPYFLAQEMAHWCDVIVGDYNYYFDGSAFLFATMKDAEWRAAVLVDEAHNLLERARGMYTAQLDGPALEEAHRAAPAAVRGPLARLYREWDTVQQSQTEPYDVVDEVPERFARALQAANMAMGEYFTATPEGLQGPLQRFFFDALQFARMAESFDDHSVFERTLGPAQDQQQRSLSIRNLVPAPFLEPRFADAASVTCFSGTLSPFEFYRDALGLSADTALLDVASPFCSRQLRVEVAMNVSTRFRDRAGSLRSVAEIIGAQFERLPGNYLAFFSSFDYLEKACAAFLARHPGVPVWAQTRGMAEAERRDFVARFEEGGQGIGFAVLGGAFGEGIDLPGSRLIGAFVASLGLPQYNALNEITRERMQARFGKGYEYTYLYPGLQKVVQAAGRVIRTEQDRGVLHLLDDRFARAEIRQLLPPWWELQPGGPARAKRERGGFDAVR; translated from the coding sequence GTGTCCGTCAAGGCGCTGTGCGCCTTCGCAGCCAAGGAGGGCGACCTCGACCTGCGTTTTGTGCCTGCGCCCAGCGCGCTCGAGGGCATGGCCGGCCACGCGCTGGTGCAGGGCCGGCGCGGCGACGGCTACCAGAGCGAGGTGGCGCTGGTCTCGCACTGGGGCGCACTCAAGGTGCGCGGCCGTGCCGACGGGCATGACCCGCGCGAACGCCGCGTCGAAGAAATCAAGACCTTCCGCGGCGACTTCGACGCCATCCGCGGCAACCACCGGGCGCTGCATTGGGCACAGGCACGCACCTACGGCTGGATGCTGTGCGAAATGCACGGCTACGAGCGCATGACCGTGGCGCTGGTGTACCTCGACCTCGCCACCGGCGACGAAACCGTGCTCGAAGAGCAGCACGAACGGGCTGAGCTCCAGGCGCATTTCGAGCGCCTGTGCGCCTGCTACAGCGCGTGGGCCGAGGCCGAAGCGGTGCATCATGCCGCGCTCGATGGCGCGCTCGGCCGGCTCGAATTTCCGCACGGCACGTTCCGCGCGGGCCAGCGGGAACTGGCCGAGGCGGTATACCGCGCCGGCGTGAACGGGCGCTGCCTCATGGCGCAGGCGCCCACCGGCATCGGCAAGACGCTGGCCACCATCTTTCCGCTGCTCAAGGCCCGGGCCGCGCAAAAGATCGACAAGATCTTCTTTCTTACCGCCAAGACCTCGGGCCGCGCCGTGGCGCTGGACGCGCTGCGCTTGCTGGGCAAAGACTGCGCACAGGTGCGCGTGCTCGAGCTCACCGCGCGCGAGAAGGTGTGCGAATACCCCGACCGGGCCTGCAACGGCGATTCATGCCCGCTCGCCAAAGGCTTCTACGACCGCCTGCCCGCCGCGCGAGAGGAGGCCGCGCGCACCGCACGGCTCGACCGGCAGGCGCTGCGGCACATTGCGTTGGCGCACACCGTGTGCCCCTATTTCCTCGCGCAGGAAATGGCGCACTGGTGCGACGTGATCGTGGGCGACTACAACTACTACTTCGACGGCAGCGCCTTTCTCTTTGCCACCATGAAAGATGCCGAGTGGCGCGCGGCCGTGCTGGTCGACGAGGCGCACAACCTGCTGGAGCGCGCACGCGGCATGTACACCGCACAGCTCGACGGCCCGGCGCTCGAAGAAGCCCACCGCGCGGCGCCTGCCGCGGTGCGCGGCCCGCTCGCCCGGCTCTACCGCGAGTGGGACACGGTGCAGCAATCGCAAACCGAGCCGTATGACGTTGTCGACGAGGTGCCCGAGCGCTTTGCACGCGCCCTGCAGGCGGCCAACATGGCCATGGGCGAGTACTTCACGGCCACGCCGGAGGGCCTGCAGGGGCCGCTGCAGCGCTTCTTCTTCGACGCGCTGCAGTTCGCCCGGATGGCTGAATCGTTCGACGACCATTCGGTTTTCGAGCGGACGCTGGGCCCCGCGCAAGACCAGCAGCAGCGCAGCCTGTCCATCCGCAACCTGGTGCCCGCACCGTTCCTCGAACCGCGGTTTGCCGATGCCGCATCGGTCACCTGCTTCTCCGGCACCTTGTCGCCTTTCGAGTTCTACCGCGACGCGCTCGGGCTGTCGGCGGACACGGCCTTGCTCGACGTGGCTTCGCCTTTCTGCAGCCGGCAACTGCGGGTGGAAGTGGCCATGAACGTGTCGACCCGGTTCCGCGACCGCGCGGGTTCGCTGCGCAGCGTGGCCGAAATCATCGGCGCCCAGTTCGAGCGCCTGCCGGGCAACTACCTCGCGTTCTTCAGCAGCTTCGACTACCTTGAAAAAGCCTGCGCGGCTTTCCTGGCCAGGCACCCCGGTGTGCCGGTGTGGGCGCAGACCCGCGGCATGGCCGAGGCCGAGCGGCGCGACTTTGTGGCTCGCTTCGAAGAAGGCGGGCAGGGCATCGGCTTTGCCGTGCTCGGCGGCGCATTCGGCGAAGGCATCGACCTGCCCGGAAGCCGGCTCATCGGCGCCTTTGTAGCGAGCCTGGGCCTGCCGCAATACAACGCCTTGAACGAAATCACGCGCGAGCGCATGCAGGCGCGCTTCGGCAAGGGCTACGAGTACACCTATCTCTACCCCGGCCTGCAAAAGGTGGTGCAGGCGGCCGGCCGGGTCATTCGCACCGAACAGGACCGCGGCGTGCTGCATCTGCTGGACGACCGGTTTGCACGCGCCGAAATCCGTCAGTTGCTGCCGCCCTGGTGGGAGCTGCAACCGGGCGGCCCGGCGCGCGCGAAAAGAGAGCGGGGAGGCTTCGATGCGGTCCGCTAG